In the genome of Conger conger chromosome 8, fConCon1.1, whole genome shotgun sequence, one region contains:
- the LOC133135096 gene encoding uncharacterized protein LOC133135096 isoform X2 has translation MVSIDESLKMNLKTESTQIMDIFEKGKVLKICAPMVRYSKLPFRSLVRKYDCDLCFTPMVVAADFMRSVKARDSEFTTNQGDRPLIMQFAASDGQTLADAARVVCPFTDGVDLNCGCPQRWAMAEGYGACLINKPELVRDMVRLVRNQVDNPNYSVSIKIRIHKDLRRTVDLCQKAQAAGVSWVTVHGRTAEERHQPVHYDAIRTIKDSLAVPVIANGDIKSLSDVESTHQLTGVDGTSTKMTIQWTVVAFFLYVEIGIILILTLPFISAQRWQKIFKFSIWDRLAPYWNKGFLTMIIILIVLFIDAMREVRKYSAAEPQKEAKLHPNMFDHLHMKLFRAQRNLYISGFSLFLWLVMRRIITLINQLATSVGTGAALQTQAENANQAAKKYMEDNEHLKQALEVEKVEKKNAEGKEALQLEVQMLKQELESAGHALKKSRAEAEAMRRQAQGLTQEYDRLLKEHQQLQDLQQGSGDKKDQ, from the exons ATG GTATCCATAGATGAATCGCTGAAAATGAACCTCAAAACGGAATCAACACAGATCATGGatatttttgaaaaaggaaAGGTTCTGAAAATATGCGCGCCGATGGTCCGTTACTCAAA GTTGCCGTTCAGATCTCTAGTGCGAAAATATGACTGCGACTTGTGCTTCACTCCGATGGTAGTTGCAGCCGACTTCATGCGATCTGTCAAAGCCAGAGACAGCGAATTTACAACCAACCAGG GGGACCGCCCACTGATCATGCAGTTTGCTGCCAGTGATGGTCAGACCCTGGCTGATGCAGCCCGTGTGGTTTGCCCCTTCACTGATGGAGTAGATCTGAACTGTGGCTGTCCCCAGAG ATGGGCAATGGCGGAAGGATATGGTGCGTGTTTGATTAACAAGCCTGAACTGGTCAGAGACATGGTTCGACTGGTCAGAAACCAAGTGGACAACCCCAATTACTCTGTGTCCATCAAAATAAG GATCCACAAGGACCTGCGGCGCACGGTGGACCTGTGCCAGAAGGCGCAGGCGGCCGGGGTGTCCTGGGTCACTGTCCACGGCCGCACGGCGGAGGAGCGGCACCAGCCCGTGCACTACGACGCCATCAGGACCATCAAGGACAGCCTCGCCGTCCCCGTCATCGCCAACGGCGACATCAAGAGCCTCTCGGACGTGGAGTCTACCCATCAGCTGACAGGGGTCGATGGTAC ATCCACAAAGATGACTATCCAGTGGACGGTAGTGGCATTCTTTCTCTATGTGGAGATTGGTATCATCCTAATCCTCACTTTGCCCTTCATATCTGCTCAGAG ATGGCAGAAGATTTTTAAGTTCAGCATATGGGACAGACTTGCACCATACTGGAACAAAGGCTTTTTGACAATGATAATAATTCTCATTGTTCTTTTCATTG acGCTATGCGGGAAGTGCGGAAGTACTCAGCGGCGGAACCGCAGAAAGAGGCAAAGCTGCACCCCAACATGTTCGACCACCTGCACATGAAGCTGTTCCGCGCCCAGAGGAACCTCTACATCTCCGgcttctccctcttcctctggcT TGTCATGAGACGCATCATCACTCTGATTAACCAGCTTGCCACCTCCGTTGGCACTGGGGCAGCCCTGCAGACTCAAGCCGAGAATGCTAACCAGGCAGCCAAGAAGTACATGGAGGATAATGAGCACCTAAAACAG gcaTTGGAAGTAGAGAAAGTAGAGAAGAAGAATGCTGAGGGGAAGGAGGCTCTCCAGCTGGAAGTGCAGATGCTGAAGCAGGAGCTGGAGAGCGCAGGGCATG CTCTGAAGAAGTCTCGCGCTGAGGCAGAGGCGATGAGGAGACAGGCACAGGGCCTGACTCAGGAATACGACCGTCTGCTGAAGGAGCACCAGCAGCTACAG GATCTCCAACAAGGATCTGGAGACAAGAAGGATCAATAA
- the LOC133135096 gene encoding tRNA-dihydrouridine(20a/20b) synthase [NAD(P)+]-like isoform X1, with amino-acid sequence MVSIDESLKMNLKTESTQIMDIFEKGKVLKICAPMVRYSKLPFRSLVRKYDCDLCFTPMVVAADFMRSVKARDSEFTTNQGDRPLIMQFAASDGQTLADAARVVCPFTDGVDLNCGCPQRWAMAEGYGACLINKPELVRDMVRLVRNQVDNPNYSVSIKIRIHKDLRRTVDLCQKAQAAGVSWVTVHGRTAEERHQPVHYDAIRTIKDSLAVPVIANGDIKSLSDVESTHQLTGVDGVMAARGLLANPAMFAGYEETPLECIWDWVDIALAHGTPFTCFHHHLIYMMERVSSQPERKVFNTLCSTSAVIDYLHHTYGT; translated from the exons ATG GTATCCATAGATGAATCGCTGAAAATGAACCTCAAAACGGAATCAACACAGATCATGGatatttttgaaaaaggaaAGGTTCTGAAAATATGCGCGCCGATGGTCCGTTACTCAAA GTTGCCGTTCAGATCTCTAGTGCGAAAATATGACTGCGACTTGTGCTTCACTCCGATGGTAGTTGCAGCCGACTTCATGCGATCTGTCAAAGCCAGAGACAGCGAATTTACAACCAACCAGG GGGACCGCCCACTGATCATGCAGTTTGCTGCCAGTGATGGTCAGACCCTGGCTGATGCAGCCCGTGTGGTTTGCCCCTTCACTGATGGAGTAGATCTGAACTGTGGCTGTCCCCAGAG ATGGGCAATGGCGGAAGGATATGGTGCGTGTTTGATTAACAAGCCTGAACTGGTCAGAGACATGGTTCGACTGGTCAGAAACCAAGTGGACAACCCCAATTACTCTGTGTCCATCAAAATAAG GATCCACAAGGACCTGCGGCGCACGGTGGACCTGTGCCAGAAGGCGCAGGCGGCCGGGGTGTCCTGGGTCACTGTCCACGGCCGCACGGCGGAGGAGCGGCACCAGCCCGTGCACTACGACGCCATCAGGACCATCAAGGACAGCCTCGCCGTCCCCGTCATCGCCAACGGCGACATCAAGAGCCTCTCGGACGTGGAGTCTACCCATCAGCTGACAGGGGTCGATG GAGTGATGGCAGCGCGGGGCTTGCTGGCGAACCCCGCCATGTTCGCGGGGTACGAGGAGACCCCTCTGGAGTGCATTTGGGACTGGGTGGACATTGCTCTGGCACACGGGACGCCCTTCACCTGCTTCCATCATCACCTCATCTACATGATGGAGCGCGTCAGCTCTCAGCCCGAGAGGAAGGTGTTCAACACCCTCTGCAGCACCTCGGCTGTCATCGACTACCTCCACCACACCTACGGGACATGA